The Desulfohalovibrio reitneri genome contains a region encoding:
- a CDS encoding MarC family protein has translation MAEWLNQFVMAFIPLFVAIDPIGMAGMFVGLTEDVAEAERSRTAKHAAVTALVVGLGFMAIGRFLFQAIGITIGDFQMAGGLILLIVASRSLLDYERKATPLSEDFGVVPLGLPLIAGPAMLSALLVLQDTAGVGPTIAALVVNMFLTWFSMRHVKAVMRVMGKRGVRAVSKIISLLLVAFAVHMIRVGWQRVMDGAVT, from the coding sequence ATGGCCGAGTGGCTCAACCAGTTCGTGATGGCCTTCATCCCGCTTTTCGTGGCCATCGACCCCATAGGCATGGCCGGCATGTTCGTCGGCCTGACCGAGGACGTGGCCGAGGCCGAACGCAGCCGCACCGCCAAACACGCGGCGGTCACCGCCCTGGTGGTGGGGCTGGGCTTCATGGCCATCGGCCGCTTCCTGTTCCAGGCCATCGGCATCACCATCGGCGATTTCCAAATGGCGGGCGGCCTCATCCTGCTCATCGTGGCCTCGCGCAGCCTGCTGGACTACGAGCGCAAGGCCACCCCCCTGTCCGAGGACTTCGGCGTGGTGCCCCTGGGCCTGCCCCTCATCGCCGGACCGGCCATGCTTTCCGCCCTGCTCGTCCTGCAGGACACCGCCGGGGTGGGCCCGACCATCGCCGCCTTGGTGGTGAACATGTTCCTGACCTGGTTCTCCATGCGCCACGTGAAGGCGGTCATGCGGGTCATGGGCAAGCGCGGCGTGCGGGCCGTGTCCAAAATCATCTCCCTGCTGCTGGTGGCCTTCGCCGTGCACATGATCCGCGTGGGCTGGCAGCGCGTCATGGACGGGGCGGTGACGTGA